In Pseudomonas fluorescens, the following are encoded in one genomic region:
- a CDS encoding acyl-CoA dehydrogenase family protein: MMKLSNRINLPDISMTGFETPLNEVERGIQDSVHRFAKDFMRPLGQELDKMTAEQVVAPGSPYYSLFSEAAKLGLSSDLLAELPPETAVRVESMIGEEMGWGDAGLAVSLGVSTFPNEMAKAVGNQELIDLSAGKIGCWMITHPDKGTDVSAFDLQRDWVPGQLGNKGNLFAKVGEHEIVINGQCSAWVSNGAVAQVALAYMTADYGNGFYDANGLPYGISIIVPLDLPGVSRGKPLEKIGQRALPQGEVYFDNVRIPKRFAVALQDEYYGNVVSTWSFAGTHMAQWFTGVARSAFELALAYCHERKQGGQLLINHQLTRYRIGDMMRRVELCRAVARRSLAYARLSPQGHPCATASSKVTVTEEAMRVVSDAMQLFGGNGLTREYPMEKLFRDARAALIEDGENMMLTTRLGFLVQELYEDGWPQY, from the coding sequence ATGATGAAGCTAAGTAACCGGATCAACCTGCCTGACATTTCAATGACCGGCTTTGAAACGCCCCTGAACGAGGTCGAGCGCGGCATCCAGGACAGCGTGCATCGCTTTGCCAAGGATTTCATGCGGCCCCTTGGTCAGGAACTCGACAAGATGACCGCAGAGCAGGTGGTTGCCCCCGGCTCGCCGTACTACAGCCTGTTCAGCGAAGCCGCCAAGTTGGGCCTGAGTTCCGATCTGCTGGCCGAACTGCCGCCGGAAACGGCTGTACGCGTCGAGTCTATGATCGGCGAGGAAATGGGCTGGGGCGATGCCGGTCTGGCGGTTTCCCTGGGCGTCAGCACCTTCCCGAACGAGATGGCCAAAGCCGTAGGGAACCAGGAGCTGATCGATCTGAGTGCCGGGAAAATCGGCTGCTGGATGATTACCCATCCGGACAAGGGCACTGATGTCAGCGCCTTCGACTTGCAGCGCGACTGGGTGCCAGGGCAGTTGGGCAACAAGGGCAATCTCTTCGCCAAGGTTGGCGAGCACGAGATCGTCATTAACGGCCAGTGCTCGGCCTGGGTGTCCAACGGCGCGGTGGCCCAAGTGGCTCTGGCCTACATGACCGCCGACTATGGCAACGGCTTCTACGATGCCAATGGCTTGCCCTATGGCATCTCCATCATCGTGCCCCTGGACTTACCCGGTGTCAGCAGAGGCAAGCCACTGGAGAAGATCGGTCAGCGCGCCCTGCCCCAGGGCGAGGTGTATTTCGACAACGTGCGGATTCCCAAGCGCTTCGCCGTGGCCCTGCAGGACGAGTACTACGGCAACGTCGTGTCGACCTGGTCGTTCGCTGGCACCCACATGGCGCAATGGTTCACTGGCGTGGCACGTTCCGCCTTCGAACTGGCCCTGGCCTACTGTCATGAGCGCAAGCAGGGTGGCCAACTGCTGATCAACCACCAGCTTACCCGCTACCGCATCGGCGACATGATGCGGCGTGTCGAGCTTTGCCGGGCTGTCGCCCGCCGCTCCCTGGCCTATGCGCGCCTGTCCCCGCAGGGGCACCCCTGTGCCACGGCTTCCAGCAAGGTCACCGTGACCGAAGAGGCCATGCGCGTGGTCAGCGATGCCATGCAGTTGTTCGGCGGCAATGGCCTGACCCGCGAGTACCCCATGGAGAAGTTGTTCCGCGATGCCCGCGCCGCGCTGATCGAGGATGGCGAGAACATGATGCTCACCACCCGCCTTGGGTTCCTTGTCCAGGAGCTCTACGAAGACGGCTGGCCCCAGTACTGA
- a CDS encoding acetyl-CoA acetyltransferase — protein MSERVLIAGAGMVPFLPLGGSDSHAALAGQAIRAALADARIDYDLVDQVFTSCVHGEAGIAEQMLSQIGYSGVPIFSLGDGCGSGSSAFQLARNSLLCGQAECVLLVGVECMPARISNREFFGLKDLASDESAKVRQGENPIGFIERRQQPALLFAAQSSWLLTRMGIAQSSFDQVLERARAQAGLNPYAVLNRVPDRDGWLPPYLCPPACGAAAILLCTPAFALRFGARADVTVLASARGSDSASEQESGCVLDVLGQATTRRVAQLAYQQAGLGAEDIDVVELHDQSVGDFMINSAALGFCREDEIDRFVHQGHCLKGQMNAVCPSGGLLGRGHAPGATGLAQLVELVWQLRGMADGRQIAGARTALQHSTALGRAVSVTLLQRT, from the coding sequence ATGTCTGAAAGAGTGCTGATCGCCGGCGCAGGAATGGTGCCGTTTCTACCGCTGGGTGGTTCTGACAGTCATGCGGCATTGGCGGGGCAAGCCATTCGTGCGGCGCTGGCCGATGCGCGGATCGACTATGACCTGGTCGACCAGGTGTTTACTTCCTGCGTACACGGTGAAGCCGGTATCGCCGAGCAGATGCTGTCGCAGATTGGTTACTCGGGCGTGCCGATTTTCAGCCTCGGCGATGGCTGTGGGTCGGGCAGTAGTGCTTTCCAGCTGGCCCGCAATAGCCTGCTGTGCGGCCAGGCTGAATGTGTCCTGTTGGTTGGCGTCGAGTGCATGCCGGCACGCATTTCCAATCGTGAGTTTTTCGGTTTGAAAGATCTTGCTAGTGATGAGTCGGCAAAGGTCAGGCAGGGTGAGAACCCCATCGGCTTTATCGAGCGTCGACAGCAACCGGCGCTGTTGTTCGCTGCCCAAAGCAGCTGGTTATTGACACGCATGGGCATTGCTCAAAGCAGCTTCGATCAAGTGCTTGAGCGGGCGCGGGCCCAGGCCGGGCTCAATCCCTACGCCGTGTTGAACCGCGTGCCGGATCGCGACGGCTGGCTCCCGCCTTATCTGTGCCCGCCAGCCTGTGGTGCGGCGGCCATCTTGCTCTGTACCCCGGCCTTCGCCCTGCGCTTCGGCGCTCGGGCGGACGTCACCGTGCTGGCCAGTGCCAGGGGCAGTGACAGCGCTTCAGAGCAGGAATCGGGTTGCGTGCTGGATGTGCTCGGACAGGCCACCACCCGGCGAGTCGCGCAGTTGGCCTATCAGCAGGCGGGCCTCGGTGCGGAAGACATCGACGTGGTTGAACTGCACGACCAAAGCGTCGGCGACTTCATGATCAATAGCGCCGCGCTGGGCTTTTGCCGGGAGGACGAGATCGATCGATTCGTGCATCAAGGACACTGCCTGAAAGGACAGATGAATGCGGTGTGCCCATCGGGTGGCTTGCTGGGACGTGGTCACGCCCCGGGTGCCACCGGGTTGGCGCAACTGGTCGAGTTGGTCTGGCAACTGCGCGGCATGGCCGACGGCAGGCAAATTGCTGGTGCCCGCACGGCTTTACAACATAGCACCGCCCTTGGCCGGGCGGTATCGGTCACCCTTTTGCAGCGCACCTGA
- a CDS encoding LuxR C-terminal-related transcriptional regulator — MRNRLGIHTQELTDKVVIAVQAPAGFGKTFLLTQWRRECLSLGAVVAWMTLDAQDDGARFVQGLGVAMAIGSGRPSFARAFEPIAGLGRDEQEGLTQWLAEVADLGSETVLILDEVDTLPELTIRYSLTYLLHNAPANLRIIMASRTRLNLQVTDLAAKGLFTTIMTAALRLNVEEAIAILNDRFGARVDADLCVRLHEITEGWPLGLQLAISALEKSSNRSAAVEELSTCLGDIQRYFVDSLLAHLREEQVRFLTGIALLEMVQPLLCEALTGNCRSGELLKELCASTPIFVESIDSDWVRIHPLARELLLGRFADLPLEERQGYHRRGAVWLEHHGFLEQAARQYLLAGMPQPAYTLIGKCLYEVMLQGQFSRVLEWVEELGPADVLSHPRICLAAAWTLALGERQAEAAQLIAAIEQHPSADEATRCEAAAIAAAAAYFADHPDESHELIMPWVDRLPSFSIKVQAIVASQIARLTLLQGQPEKARRILQRAPRYAGSPGLDAIRGYGEWVVGLAYLHEGRMVSARTALHDSLLQAERDIGRRSPVAVILASALATVLLEQGEIQESATVLANRLDIVERLASPDAIVQGFLAAARLASIQGQGHRGQDLLEALFALGEERNIPRFCIASLGEQIRLHALQGRSDTCQALWRRLDSFRPVVTRERAGLLGPELDLLAGVANAYALLAQRDWEAMLEVLDKVGETAEYLRRGRDIVQIKLLRALALRATGQGGTDYLLEAVSLAQENGMLRVVQDTHPDLIKWEQTLQRDTVNLLAATSTPAPVPRPESTPLTVSPSRLLTPKEREVLQLLARNLSNKQIALTLNVGEETVKWHLKNLFGKFQAGTRQHVVARAYMLGILETAG, encoded by the coding sequence ATGCGAAACCGCCTGGGTATCCATACCCAGGAACTGACAGACAAAGTGGTGATCGCCGTTCAAGCGCCGGCAGGCTTTGGCAAAACCTTTCTGCTGACCCAATGGCGCCGTGAATGTTTGTCTCTCGGCGCCGTGGTGGCCTGGATGACGCTGGATGCACAGGATGATGGTGCGCGTTTTGTCCAGGGGCTGGGAGTTGCCATGGCAATTGGCAGCGGTCGGCCGTCGTTTGCCCGCGCATTCGAGCCTATTGCGGGACTGGGGCGTGACGAACAGGAAGGGCTGACGCAGTGGTTGGCGGAAGTGGCCGATCTGGGTAGCGAAACCGTATTGATTCTGGATGAAGTGGATACCCTGCCCGAGCTGACGATCCGTTACTCCCTGACGTACCTGTTGCACAACGCGCCGGCCAATTTGCGCATCATCATGGCCTCTCGCACACGGTTGAATCTGCAAGTGACGGACCTCGCGGCAAAAGGGCTTTTCACGACGATCATGACTGCGGCTTTACGACTGAATGTGGAAGAGGCGATCGCCATCCTCAATGACCGTTTCGGCGCAAGGGTTGATGCCGACCTCTGCGTGCGGCTGCACGAGATAACCGAAGGCTGGCCGCTCGGCCTGCAATTAGCGATTTCGGCGTTGGAAAAGAGCTCGAATCGGAGTGCGGCAGTCGAAGAGCTGTCGACTTGTCTGGGTGATATCCAGCGTTATTTCGTCGACAGTTTGCTCGCACATCTTCGGGAGGAGCAGGTTCGCTTTCTGACCGGCATTGCATTGTTGGAAATGGTCCAGCCCTTGTTATGCGAGGCGCTGACGGGTAACTGTCGCTCGGGTGAATTGCTGAAGGAGTTATGTGCCTCGACACCGATTTTTGTTGAAAGTATCGACAGTGACTGGGTGCGCATCCATCCATTGGCGCGGGAATTGTTGCTCGGCCGTTTTGCCGACTTGCCGTTGGAGGAACGTCAGGGTTATCACCGGCGCGGCGCTGTGTGGCTGGAGCACCACGGTTTCCTGGAGCAGGCCGCCCGGCAATATCTGTTGGCCGGCATGCCCCAACCGGCCTATACGTTGATCGGCAAATGCCTGTACGAAGTCATGTTGCAAGGGCAGTTCAGCCGGGTGCTGGAGTGGGTCGAGGAGCTTGGCCCCGCTGACGTGTTGTCGCATCCACGCATCTGCCTGGCGGCGGCCTGGACATTAGCATTGGGAGAGCGTCAGGCAGAAGCGGCGCAATTGATTGCTGCTATTGAACAGCATCCATCCGCCGACGAGGCGACACGTTGTGAAGCGGCCGCCATCGCCGCCGCCGCCGCCTACTTTGCGGACCATCCGGATGAATCGCATGAACTCATCATGCCTTGGGTCGATCGATTGCCTTCATTCTCAATCAAGGTGCAAGCCATTGTCGCGAGCCAGATCGCCCGGCTGACACTGTTGCAGGGACAACCGGAGAAAGCCCGACGAATCCTTCAGCGAGCACCGCGTTACGCGGGTAGTCCTGGCCTTGATGCCATTCGCGGGTATGGCGAGTGGGTGGTCGGTCTTGCTTATTTACACGAAGGCCGAATGGTGTCGGCGCGCACAGCGTTGCACGACAGCCTGTTGCAGGCCGAACGGGACATCGGTCGGCGCAGTCCGGTGGCGGTCATTTTAGCGAGCGCTCTGGCGACGGTGTTACTGGAACAGGGGGAAATTCAGGAATCCGCTACGGTGCTGGCGAACAGGCTGGATATCGTTGAACGATTGGCGTCCCCCGATGCCATTGTGCAGGGTTTTCTCGCCGCCGCTCGGCTGGCTTCAATCCAGGGGCAGGGGCATCGCGGGCAGGATCTGCTTGAGGCGTTATTCGCCCTTGGAGAAGAGCGAAATATTCCACGATTTTGCATTGCCTCCCTGGGAGAACAAATACGCCTGCATGCCTTGCAGGGACGCAGCGATACCTGTCAGGCATTATGGCGACGGCTGGACAGTTTCAGGCCGGTTGTTACCCGTGAGCGAGCAGGGTTGCTTGGTCCGGAGCTGGACTTGCTGGCCGGGGTAGCCAACGCTTATGCCTTACTGGCCCAACGTGATTGGGAGGCTATGCTGGAGGTGCTGGACAAGGTTGGCGAAACTGCCGAATACCTGCGTCGTGGGCGAGACATCGTGCAGATCAAGCTGCTCAGGGCACTGGCACTCAGGGCGACCGGACAGGGCGGTACTGACTATTTGCTGGAGGCGGTCAGCCTCGCGCAAGAAAACGGTATGTTACGCGTGGTGCAGGACACCCATCCGGACCTGATCAAATGGGAGCAGACGCTCCAGCGTGATACCGTCAATTTGCTCGCGGCGACCTCTACGCCCGCACCTGTTCCGCGACCGGAATCCACCCCATTGACCGTGTCCCCAAGTCGTCTTTTGACGCCCAAGGAACGCGAGGTGTTGCAGTTATTGGCTCGCAACCTGTCCAACAAGCAAATCGCCCTGACGCTGAATGTCGGCGAGGAAACCGTGAAGTGGCACCTGAAAAACCTGTTTGGAAAATTCCAGGCCGGCACAAGACAGCATGTAGTCGCGCGCGCATACATGCTGGGAATTCTCGAGACAGCGGGCTAA
- a CDS encoding NmrA family NAD(P)-binding protein, with translation MSKKTVTVFGATGTAGVACVNEFIRQGLVNINVLARRSGQVERSSSGISKSEAQKQQQYAEWTHQGVTIKEVDVTIAETLVPALRGTDYLVSCVPLYATESQMPLIFAAKEAGVERFVPSEYGAIYEFEQFWQTDTTHRLMARQKAFIRRMIELAGMDYTIIPAGAWIEYYMLEPVMVMGDPDARLAWSTGADVGRIIPHVLAHPASRNAICPVAATAWCSWNELLAAREQAVGRPIERNELTPEQWRAAYAASRPGAIQTLLAIGVAMVDTPAGMSLCGHWNKTFLPEFKGTPLQELFVDTVEPFVEATRAALIAAGELPADA, from the coding sequence ATGAGCAAGAAGACCGTCACTGTATTCGGCGCCACCGGGACTGCCGGTGTCGCCTGCGTCAATGAGTTCATTCGCCAGGGCCTGGTCAATATCAATGTGCTCGCGCGCCGCTCCGGCCAGGTGGAACGCTCATCGTCGGGCATCAGCAAGAGCGAGGCGCAAAAACAGCAGCAGTACGCCGAATGGACGCACCAGGGAGTGACCATCAAGGAGGTCGACGTCACCATTGCCGAAACGCTGGTCCCGGCGCTGCGCGGCACCGACTACCTGGTGTCCTGCGTGCCGCTCTACGCCACCGAATCGCAGATGCCGCTGATTTTTGCCGCCAAGGAAGCCGGGGTCGAACGCTTCGTGCCATCCGAGTACGGCGCGATCTACGAGTTCGAGCAGTTCTGGCAGACCGACACCACGCACCGCTTGATGGCCCGGCAGAAGGCGTTCATCCGGCGCATGATCGAACTGGCCGGCATGGACTACACCATCATTCCGGCCGGTGCCTGGATCGAGTACTACATGCTCGAGCCGGTGATGGTGATGGGTGATCCCGACGCCAGGCTGGCCTGGTCGACCGGCGCGGATGTCGGCCGCATCATTCCACATGTGCTGGCCCACCCGGCCTCGCGCAATGCGATCTGCCCAGTCGCGGCCACGGCCTGGTGTTCGTGGAACGAGCTGCTGGCCGCGCGCGAACAGGCCGTGGGTCGCCCGATCGAGCGTAACGAGTTGACGCCCGAGCAGTGGCGCGCAGCCTACGCGGCTTCCCGTCCCGGCGCCATCCAGACCCTGCTGGCGATCGGCGTCGCCATGGTCGATACCCCAGCAGGCATGTCGCTGTGCGGCCACTGGAACAAGACCTTCCTCCCCGAATTCAAGGGGACACCGCTGCAAGAGCTGTTCGTCGACACCGTAGAGCCTTTCGTCGAGGCCACGCGCGCCGCGCTGATCGCCGCTGGTGAACTGCCAGCCGACGCCTGA
- a CDS encoding AraC family transcriptional regulator, with product MNPQQQVHETLGLPLLGGLVCSDIPLYAERYFLHTTDLSVPPVDFMALLTQFGGSRADEGAGGELRSTSMPRLSMLLPAGCATQWHYSGSIDFAVFYLPDRTDGVFRQLREICADAQAPFPFSDGLVSAAARQLMDELSLGKGADQGFMARLAMVMLEQVYRALRVDASRGIYPPHIHLARLHTVLVFIRENLGQELSISTLAGQAGVSPAHFRRLFQRAMGMPPHRYVMNVRLEHARDLLMQTDLPILHVALECGFSSQSHLTAAFKVAHASTPAEYRALAGR from the coding sequence ATGAATCCGCAACAACAGGTCCATGAAACACTGGGATTGCCCTTGTTGGGTGGCCTGGTGTGCAGTGACATCCCCTTGTATGCGGAGCGCTACTTCCTGCATACAACCGATCTATCCGTCCCGCCGGTTGACTTCATGGCCCTGCTGACGCAGTTCGGTGGCTCGCGGGCGGATGAGGGGGCCGGGGGCGAGTTGCGCTCAACATCGATGCCCCGCTTGTCAATGCTGCTGCCTGCAGGTTGTGCCACTCAATGGCACTATTCCGGCAGCATTGATTTCGCGGTTTTTTATCTGCCCGATCGCACTGATGGCGTGTTTCGACAATTGCGTGAGATATGCGCTGACGCGCAGGCACCATTTCCCTTCAGTGATGGTTTGGTGAGCGCCGCGGCCCGGCAATTGATGGATGAGCTAAGTCTTGGCAAAGGGGCTGACCAGGGGTTCATGGCAAGACTGGCCATGGTCATGCTTGAGCAGGTGTATCGTGCGCTGCGAGTTGACGCGAGCAGAGGTATTTATCCGCCGCATATTCATCTGGCGCGCCTGCATACAGTACTGGTCTTCATTCGCGAAAATCTTGGGCAGGAACTCTCGATCAGCACGCTGGCTGGCCAGGCGGGTGTCAGCCCGGCTCATTTCCGACGGCTGTTTCAGCGCGCCATGGGTATGCCGCCCCATCGCTATGTGATGAATGTACGGCTTGAACATGCACGTGATCTGCTCATGCAAACCGACCTGCCTATTTTGCATGTGGCACTGGAGTGTGGCTTCAGTTCTCAGAGCCACCTGACTGCAGCGTTCAAAGTTGCGCACGCCAGTACACCGGCCGAATACAGAGCCCTGGCCGGAAGGTAG
- a CDS encoding DUF5938 domain-containing protein: protein MAKYPVVVYGASGYTGMLTMDWLIDQNIPFTAVARNARRAQEMMAQRVVRLESATYEIIESEHNVESLSAAFKGAKVVCNTVGPFVNFGLTTVEAALKAGCHHIDTTGEQSYVRQVREQFGELYRQAGLLVSPSLSYMFSFSEIAAELALETPGIDVLETAALCRGPRDVAGVSLGSAASIFELFHREQFYLWENKLVQHPATASFNIVDPNFMQPVFCLPWGGTSLPIYFEHDPRVRACTSAVGFYDNNVMPMVHGLSQKWEAEYKHLSKEQQDAVVRSLVEATTPSMPPRERTTLQRSVDIAIGRGHLAAVRATVHGVTPYISTGALQAAAAIKLLDGDTNKVGFASGSKAFGHRYLLGFLEERGLARATVTKL, encoded by the coding sequence ATGGCTAAGTATCCCGTAGTTGTCTATGGCGCCAGTGGCTACACCGGCATGCTGACCATGGACTGGCTGATCGACCAGAACATCCCCTTCACCGCTGTGGCGCGCAATGCCAGGCGCGCGCAGGAAATGATGGCGCAACGTGTGGTACGCCTGGAGTCCGCGACCTATGAAATCATCGAGTCCGAGCACAACGTCGAGTCGCTGAGCGCCGCCTTCAAGGGGGCCAAGGTGGTCTGCAACACCGTTGGCCCCTTCGTCAACTTCGGTCTGACCACCGTTGAGGCCGCGCTCAAGGCCGGCTGCCACCACATAGATACCACCGGCGAGCAAAGCTACGTCCGTCAGGTTCGCGAGCAATTTGGCGAACTCTATCGTCAGGCTGGCTTACTGGTTTCGCCATCGCTGTCCTACATGTTCAGCTTCTCCGAGATCGCCGCCGAACTGGCGCTGGAAACCCCCGGCATCGACGTGCTGGAAACCGCCGCCCTGTGCCGCGGCCCGCGTGATGTCGCAGGGGTCAGCCTGGGCTCGGCGGCGTCGATTTTCGAATTGTTCCACAGGGAGCAGTTCTACCTGTGGGAAAACAAGCTGGTGCAGCACCCAGCCACCGCTTCGTTCAACATTGTCGACCCCAACTTCATGCAGCCGGTTTTCTGCTTGCCTTGGGGCGGAACCTCGCTGCCGATTTACTTCGAGCATGATCCGCGCGTGCGCGCCTGCACCTCCGCGGTCGGTTTCTACGACAACAATGTGATGCCGATGGTGCATGGCCTGAGCCAGAAGTGGGAAGCGGAATACAAGCACCTGTCCAAGGAGCAGCAGGACGCGGTGGTGAGGAGCCTGGTAGAGGCCACCACGCCGAGCATGCCGCCCCGCGAACGCACCACCTTGCAACGCAGCGTCGACATTGCTATCGGCCGCGGTCACCTGGCTGCCGTGCGCGCTACCGTGCATGGCGTCACACCCTATATTTCCACCGGTGCCCTACAGGCCGCGGCGGCGATCAAGCTGCTCGATGGCGACACCAACAAGGTCGGCTTCGCTTCCGGCTCCAAGGCTTTTGGACACCGCTATCTGCTCGGTTTCCTGGAAGAGCGCGGCCTGGCCCGTGCCACCGTTACCAAACTCTGA
- a CDS encoding AMP-binding protein: MAIIDFYDRGWGINPAGVAYIQGERSYTFNEIGELSCRIANKLLALGLPKETKGAVWSGNDVTAWACTLGLWRANMTWIPVNARNSSEENHYILDAFDCEVMFYQNDFAPIIAELRPKLPKIRHWICIDADAVDAPSLELWSAGQPASRPEVAYDMDDVVAVSPTGGTTGTPKGVMNTHRSVQTFIAHFMLTCAYRNGEKPVNMAAAPMTHTAGLLSVPCTAQGGTVVVITKPDPALMLNAIAQHKVSELFLPPTVIYRLLEIPGIEKLDFSSVKYLMYGAAPMSVDKLKKAIEIFGPVMTGGYGQTEAPASIANFRPDEHLVGDQFADDERLSSVGRPNPLVRVEVMSDTNQILPRGETGEICVRGDLIMKGYYKQPEKTAETIVDGWLHTGDIGHIDAEGYLHLTDRKKDMIISGGFNVYPSQVEQVLWGHPAVQDCAVIGVPDEKWGEAVKAVVELNPGQETTEQELIELCKVKLGSVMAPKSVDFTTSLPRSPVGKVLKKELRQPYWENAARKI; the protein is encoded by the coding sequence ATGGCCATCATCGACTTTTACGATCGCGGCTGGGGCATCAACCCTGCCGGGGTCGCCTACATCCAGGGCGAGCGCTCTTACACCTTCAACGAAATCGGCGAACTCTCGTGTCGCATCGCCAACAAGCTGCTCGCACTGGGCTTGCCGAAGGAAACCAAGGGTGCCGTCTGGTCAGGTAACGACGTCACCGCCTGGGCCTGCACACTGGGTCTATGGCGCGCCAACATGACCTGGATTCCCGTCAACGCGCGCAACTCGAGCGAAGAAAATCACTACATCCTCGACGCATTCGATTGCGAGGTGATGTTCTACCAAAACGATTTCGCGCCAATCATTGCCGAGCTACGGCCCAAGCTGCCGAAGATCAGGCACTGGATCTGTATCGATGCCGACGCCGTCGATGCACCCTCGTTGGAGCTATGGAGTGCCGGCCAGCCGGCGAGTCGTCCCGAAGTCGCCTATGACATGGACGATGTGGTGGCGGTCTCACCCACTGGTGGCACAACGGGCACGCCAAAGGGAGTGATGAACACCCACCGCAGCGTGCAGACGTTCATCGCCCACTTCATGCTGACCTGTGCTTATCGCAATGGTGAAAAGCCGGTGAATATGGCCGCTGCACCGATGACCCACACTGCCGGCCTGTTGTCCGTACCCTGCACGGCGCAAGGTGGCACTGTCGTGGTTATTACCAAACCCGATCCGGCATTGATGTTGAACGCTATTGCGCAACACAAGGTCAGCGAGCTCTTTCTGCCACCAACGGTGATCTACAGGCTGTTGGAAATTCCCGGTATCGAGAAGCTGGACTTCTCCTCGGTGAAGTACCTGATGTACGGCGCTGCTCCAATGTCGGTAGACAAGCTGAAGAAAGCTATCGAGATTTTCGGCCCGGTCATGACCGGCGGCTATGGTCAGACCGAAGCACCGGCCAGCATCGCCAACTTTCGTCCTGACGAGCATCTGGTGGGCGACCAATTCGCCGACGACGAACGCCTGTCCTCGGTCGGCCGCCCTAACCCGCTGGTCCGCGTCGAAGTGATGAGCGACACCAACCAGATCCTGCCGCGCGGTGAAACCGGTGAAATATGCGTGCGCGGCGACCTGATCATGAAGGGTTACTACAAGCAGCCGGAGAAGACCGCCGAGACCATCGTCGACGGTTGGCTGCATACCGGCGACATCGGCCATATCGATGCCGAAGGCTATCTGCACCTCACCGATCGCAAGAAGGACATGATCATTTCCGGCGGTTTTAACGTCTATCCCAGCCAGGTCGAGCAAGTGCTGTGGGGACATCCGGCCGTTCAAGACTGCGCCGTGATTGGCGTGCCCGATGAGAAATGGGGCGAGGCCGTCAAGGCCGTGGTCGAGCTCAACCCAGGCCAGGAAACCACCGAGCAGGAGCTTATCGAGCTGTGCAAAGTCAAGCTGGGCAGCGTGATGGCACCGAAGTCTGTCGACTTCACTACCAGCCTGCCACGCAGTCCGGTGGGCAAGGTACTGAAAAAAGAACTGCGTCAGCCGTACTGGGAAAACGCAGCTCGCAAGATCTGA